One region of Betaproteobacteria bacterium genomic DNA includes:
- a CDS encoding pteridine reductase, with amino-acid sequence MRALAGRTVLVTGGARRVGAAICRRLHRAGANVVIHYRTSRSDATRLQRRLEAERPGSAACVCADLLDFDALDAIVSSAIARFGRLDALVNNASSFYPTPLADIRLQEWNDLVGTNLQAPLFLVRAACAELTRRRGAIVNIADVHAERPLAGHLVYSVAKAGLVALTRALALELAPHVRVNAVAPGAIAWPEKGILAVPKLQRDILRRTPMGRIGSPEDIAAAVHYLVAEAPFVTGHVLAVDGGRSLVL; translated from the coding sequence ATGCGCGCGTTGGCAGGCAGAACCGTGCTCGTCACGGGTGGCGCCCGTCGCGTAGGCGCGGCGATTTGCCGGCGTTTGCACCGGGCCGGCGCAAACGTCGTGATTCATTATCGCACGTCGCGTTCGGACGCTACCCGCCTGCAACGCCGGCTGGAAGCCGAGCGGCCAGGCTCGGCGGCGTGTGTTTGCGCCGACCTGCTCGACTTCGATGCGCTCGACGCCATCGTGTCGAGCGCAATCGCGCGCTTCGGCCGGCTCGATGCACTGGTCAACAACGCGTCCAGCTTCTATCCCACGCCGCTTGCGGATATCAGGCTGCAGGAGTGGAACGACCTGGTCGGTACCAATCTCCAGGCGCCGCTGTTTCTCGTCCGTGCTGCCTGCGCCGAGCTGACTCGCCGCCGCGGCGCGATCGTCAACATCGCGGACGTGCACGCCGAGCGTCCGCTCGCAGGTCACCTGGTGTACAGCGTCGCGAAGGCGGGTCTGGTGGCGCTGACCCGGGCGCTGGCCCTGGAGCTCGCGCCGCACGTGCGGGTGAACGCGGTCGCACCGGGCGCGATCGCCTGGCCGGAAAAGGGAATCCTGGCCGTGCCGAAGCTGCAACGGGACATCCTGCGTCGCACCCCGATGGGCAGGATCGGGTCACCCGAGGATATTGCGGCCGCGGTGCACTACCTCGTCGCCGAGGCGCCTTTCGTGACCGGGCACGTCCTCGCGGTCGATGGCGGACGCAGCCTCGTCCTGTAG
- a CDS encoding class I SAM-dependent methyltransferase, whose product MSALRLPLRHLPQPEPADLARSRALRERVLDEIERDGFLPFARFMELALYAPGLGYYASGTPKLGAAGDFVTAPETTAFFGAALAAQLAELIAAGCEDIVELGAGSGILAADILRELERRDRLPRRYGILEISAALAERQRTTLRETVPHLLDRVHWLERLPQRIRGVVLGNEVLDAMPTALVTCRNEALLELGVTRKAPASDELTWSSRPARGELLHAAQALQLPEGYTTELHLAARALVRALSDTLERGVVLLLDYGFTRREYYHPQRNRGTLMCHYRHYAHDDPLQLVGLQDISVHVDFSALADAAHESGLKVLGYATQAHLLINCNILDRLASIPVNDTVRYTKAAAGVQKLLSPAEMGELFKAIAFGRGIEPPLLGFSSGDRRATL is encoded by the coding sequence ATGAGCGCCCTGCGCCTGCCCTTGCGCCATCTGCCACAGCCCGAACCGGCGGACCTTGCACGCAGCCGCGCCTTGCGCGAGCGTGTGCTGGACGAAATCGAGCGCGACGGCTTCCTGCCGTTCGCACGCTTCATGGAGCTCGCACTGTACGCCCCGGGCTTGGGCTACTACGCCAGCGGCACGCCCAAGCTCGGAGCGGCGGGCGATTTCGTCACCGCGCCCGAAACCACTGCGTTCTTCGGCGCTGCGCTCGCGGCCCAGCTCGCCGAGCTGATCGCGGCCGGATGCGAGGACATCGTCGAGCTCGGCGCCGGCAGCGGGATCCTCGCGGCCGATATCCTGCGCGAGCTCGAACGGCGCGATCGACTGCCTCGCCGCTACGGCATCCTGGAGATCTCGGCCGCGCTCGCCGAGCGGCAGCGCACGACGCTGCGGGAAACCGTACCCCACTTGCTGGATCGCGTGCATTGGCTCGAACGCCTGCCGCAGCGTATCCGCGGCGTGGTGCTCGGCAACGAAGTGCTGGATGCCATGCCGACCGCGCTGGTCACATGCCGCAACGAGGCGCTGCTCGAGCTGGGTGTGACGCGCAAGGCACCCGCTAGCGACGAGCTGACCTGGAGCAGCCGCCCCGCCAGAGGCGAGTTGCTGCACGCCGCGCAAGCGCTGCAGCTGCCGGAGGGCTACACGACCGAATTGCACCTGGCCGCGCGCGCGCTCGTCCGAGCCTTGAGCGATACGCTCGAACGCGGCGTCGTGCTGCTGCTCGATTACGGCTTCACGCGGCGCGAGTACTACCACCCGCAACGCAACCGCGGCACGCTCATGTGCCACTATCGGCACTACGCGCACGACGATCCGCTCCAGCTCGTCGGCTTGCAGGACATCAGCGTGCACGTCGACTTCTCCGCGCTCGCCGATGCGGCCCACGAGTCCGGCCTGAAGGTGCTGGGCTATGCCACCCAGGCGCATTTGCTCATCAACTGCAACATCCTCGACCGGCTGGCGTCCATCCCGGTCAACGACACCGTGCGCTATACGAAGGCTGCAGCGGGGGTGCAGAAGCTCCTGAGCCCGGCGGAGATGGGGGAATTGTTCAAGGCCATTGCTTTCGGACGCGGCATCGAGCCCCCGCTCCTGGGCTTCTCGAGCGGCGACCGGCGCGCGACCTTATAG
- a CDS encoding pimeloyl-CoA dehydrogenase large subunit: MDLRFTPDELAFRDEVRTFFRTALPADIRRKTELGQRLSKEDTVSWQRILNAKGWAVPHWPAEWGGTDWGPVKNYVFREEMQLAPAPDPLSFNVSMVGPVLIAFGTDAQKRHFLPRVANLDYWFCQGFSEPGAGSDLASLRTSARREGDDYVVNGQKIWTSRAHHADWMFCLVRTDPKAKPQAGITYLLIDMKTPGITVRPIPTIDGEHHFNEVFFDDARVPVANRVGEENKGWTYAKFLLGNERTGIARVGASKYRIQRAKELARTIMLGATPLAETPRFREKVADIEVQLKALEITQMRVVCNARKLPPGVQDPASSVLKLKGSELQQAATEILMEVAGPDALALQPEHLWGTATDEPIGPEWGPMIAPDYFYTRAASIYGGSNEIQRNVIAKRLLGL; encoded by the coding sequence ATGGATCTGCGCTTCACGCCCGACGAGCTGGCATTTCGCGACGAGGTGCGCACGTTCTTCCGTACCGCGCTGCCGGCCGATATCCGCCGCAAGACCGAGCTGGGGCAGCGCCTGTCCAAGGAAGACACGGTGAGCTGGCAACGCATCCTCAACGCCAAGGGCTGGGCGGTCCCGCACTGGCCGGCCGAATGGGGCGGAACGGACTGGGGACCGGTCAAGAACTACGTCTTCCGCGAGGAGATGCAGCTCGCGCCCGCGCCCGATCCGCTGTCGTTCAACGTGAGCATGGTCGGGCCCGTGCTGATCGCCTTCGGCACCGATGCGCAGAAGCGGCATTTTCTGCCGCGCGTCGCGAATCTGGACTACTGGTTCTGCCAGGGCTTCTCCGAGCCCGGCGCAGGCTCCGATCTCGCCTCGCTGCGCACCTCGGCCCGCCGTGAAGGCGACGACTACGTCGTCAACGGCCAGAAGATCTGGACCTCGCGCGCGCATCATGCCGACTGGATGTTCTGCCTCGTGCGCACTGACCCGAAGGCCAAGCCGCAGGCCGGCATCACGTACCTGCTGATCGACATGAAAACGCCGGGCATCACGGTACGGCCGATTCCGACCATCGACGGCGAGCATCATTTCAACGAAGTGTTCTTCGACGACGCGCGCGTGCCGGTGGCCAATCGCGTGGGCGAGGAGAACAAGGGCTGGACCTATGCCAAGTTTCTGCTCGGCAACGAGCGCACCGGCATCGCCCGCGTGGGCGCGTCGAAATACCGCATCCAGCGGGCGAAAGAGCTTGCCCGCACGATCATGCTCGGCGCAACGCCGCTCGCCGAGACGCCGCGCTTCCGCGAGAAGGTCGCCGACATCGAGGTGCAATTGAAGGCGCTCGAGATCACGCAGATGCGCGTCGTCTGCAACGCTCGCAAGCTCCCGCCCGGGGTACAGGATCCGGCCTCGTCGGTGCTGAAGCTCAAGGGCTCCGAGCTGCAGCAGGCCGCGACCGAGATCCTGATGGAAGTCGCCGGCCCCGACGCCTTGGCGCTGCAGCCCGAGCACCTGTGGGGCACGGCGACCGACGAGCCGATCGGCCCGGAATGGGGGCCGATGATCGCGCCGGATTATTTCTACACCCGGGCCGCCTCGATCTACGGCGGCTCGAACGAGATCCAGCGCAACGTCATCGCCAAGCGCCTGCTCGGGCTGTAG
- a CDS encoding pimeloyl-CoA dehydrogenase small subunit: MDFDLSEEQRMLEDSVERLIAERYGFEQRKKYLKEEAGFSRDLWRRYAEMGLLGLPFEERHGGSNGGAIETMIVMEAFGRGLTLEPYLATVILSGGLIQLAGSEAQRAELLPRIADGSLLAAWAHSEAQSRYDLCDVACSARRDADGWILDGAKSHVMHGDSADKLIVSARISGERRDRDGIALFLVDADAPGVERRGYGTQDGLRAAQITLSGVPIASRDAMGEPGKAASVIERVADCALAALAAEAVGAMAAAHETTVEYLKTRKQFGVTIGSFQALQHRAVDMLVELEQARSMALFATMMVEEPDAAERRKAISAATVQIRRSGRYIGQQAVQLHGGIGMTLEYKIGHYFKRFTAMETLFGDTDHHLAALAEAGGLIAPA; this comes from the coding sequence ATGGACTTCGATTTGAGCGAAGAGCAGCGCATGCTCGAGGACAGCGTCGAGCGCCTGATCGCCGAGCGCTACGGCTTCGAGCAGCGCAAGAAATACCTCAAGGAGGAGGCCGGCTTCAGCCGCGACCTTTGGCGCCGCTACGCCGAGATGGGATTGCTGGGATTGCCCTTCGAAGAACGCCACGGCGGCAGCAACGGCGGCGCGATCGAGACGATGATCGTGATGGAGGCGTTCGGCCGCGGCCTCACGCTGGAGCCGTATCTCGCGACCGTGATTCTGAGCGGCGGCCTGATCCAGCTCGCCGGCAGCGAAGCGCAGCGGGCCGAGCTTCTGCCGCGGATCGCCGACGGCAGCCTCCTCGCCGCCTGGGCGCACAGCGAAGCGCAATCGCGCTACGACCTTTGCGATGTCGCCTGCAGCGCGCGGCGCGATGCCGACGGCTGGATCCTGGACGGAGCCAAGAGCCACGTCATGCACGGCGACAGCGCGGACAAGCTGATCGTGTCCGCGCGCATTTCCGGCGAGCGGCGCGATCGCGACGGTATCGCGCTCTTTCTGGTCGATGCCGATGCGCCCGGCGTGGAGCGGCGCGGCTACGGCACGCAGGACGGCCTGCGCGCGGCGCAGATCACGCTCTCCGGTGTGCCCATCGCGTCCCGGGACGCGATGGGCGAGCCTGGCAAGGCCGCGTCGGTGATCGAACGCGTCGCCGATTGCGCCTTGGCCGCGCTTGCGGCCGAAGCGGTCGGCGCGATGGCCGCGGCTCACGAAACGACGGTCGAGTACCTGAAGACGCGCAAGCAGTTCGGCGTCACCATCGGCAGCTTCCAGGCGCTGCAGCATCGCGCGGTCGACATGCTGGTCGAGCTCGAGCAGGCGCGCAGCATGGCGCTGTTCGCAACCATGATGGTGGAAGAACCCGACGCTGCCGAGCGCCGCAAGGCCATCTCGGCCGCCACGGTGCAGATCCGCCGCTCGGGGCGCTACATCGGCCAGCAGGCGGTGCAGCTGCACGGCGGCATCGGTATGACGCTCGAATACAAGATCGGACACTACTTCAAGCGCTTCACCGCCATGGAGACGCTGTTCGGCGATACCGACCACCATCTCGCTGCGCTGGCCGAAGCGGGCGGGCTGATCGCGCCGGCGTGA
- a CDS encoding thiamine pyrophosphate-binding protein: MAQKMTGARLFAQTLAAYGVSHVFFMDAVLRRALAEMEDCGITRILGHSEKAVAYMADGYARVSGRPGVCFAQSVGAANLAAAMQDPYLGHSAVVAFTGRHVPAFQHRNAYQEVEHQPLFSAKAAMLEDHALFRGAVGLYGRGCANHVVADADLVIFAGSNTSDHTTANYKMPKQGTPIVQIDQDPVEIGRNYSNTVGLLADVAAGMEALASACKPGQHGDWLGQTQKYVDEWRAEAEKARSSAQMPMRPERVCAELTEVLPRDAILVADTGYAALWTGTLVYLRHPTQQYIRAAGSLGWSFPAALGAKCAAPERPVICFCGDGGFFYHLPELETARRRGIKTVTIVNNNHGLSQGYRNLTTAYGEHDKSRMNECFEYRETDFARVAQAFDCFGVTVDKPRDFRKAFEAALASELPAVIDVKTEFAAQATLPWVPS; the protein is encoded by the coding sequence ATGGCGCAGAAGATGACCGGCGCGCGATTGTTCGCGCAGACCCTGGCGGCGTACGGCGTATCGCACGTCTTCTTCATGGACGCCGTGCTGCGCCGCGCCCTGGCCGAGATGGAGGACTGCGGCATCACGCGCATCCTCGGCCATTCCGAGAAGGCGGTCGCGTACATGGCCGACGGCTACGCCCGGGTATCGGGGCGCCCGGGCGTGTGCTTCGCGCAATCCGTCGGCGCGGCGAACCTGGCCGCCGCGATGCAGGATCCTTATCTCGGCCATTCGGCCGTCGTTGCGTTCACCGGCCGGCACGTGCCGGCCTTTCAGCATCGCAACGCCTACCAGGAAGTCGAGCACCAACCGCTGTTCTCGGCGAAGGCGGCGATGCTGGAGGACCATGCGCTCTTTCGCGGCGCGGTGGGTCTCTACGGCCGCGGTTGCGCCAATCATGTCGTGGCCGACGCGGATCTGGTCATCTTCGCCGGCAGCAATACGAGCGATCACACGACCGCGAACTACAAAATGCCGAAGCAGGGCACGCCGATCGTGCAGATCGACCAGGACCCGGTCGAGATCGGCCGCAACTATTCGAATACGGTCGGCCTGCTGGCCGACGTCGCCGCGGGCATGGAAGCGCTGGCCTCTGCCTGCAAGCCCGGCCAGCACGGCGACTGGCTGGGACAAACTCAGAAGTACGTGGACGAGTGGCGTGCCGAGGCCGAAAAGGCGCGCTCGTCGGCGCAGATGCCGATGCGCCCGGAGCGGGTCTGTGCCGAGCTGACCGAAGTTCTGCCGCGCGATGCGATCCTCGTCGCCGACACGGGATACGCCGCGCTCTGGACCGGCACGCTCGTCTATCTGCGCCATCCGACGCAACAGTACATTCGTGCGGCGGGCTCGCTCGGGTGGTCGTTTCCCGCAGCGCTGGGGGCGAAGTGCGCAGCGCCGGAGCGGCCGGTGATCTGCTTCTGTGGCGACGGCGGATTCTTCTACCACCTGCCGGAGCTCGAGACCGCACGCCGGCGCGGCATCAAGACGGTGACGATAGTCAACAACAACCACGGCCTGTCGCAGGGCTATCGCAATCTCACCACGGCTTACGGCGAGCACGACAAGTCGCGCATGAACGAATGCTTCGAATACCGCGAGACCGACTTCGCCCGCGTGGCCCAGGCGTTCGATTGCTTCGGTGTGACGGTCGACAAGCCGCGCGACTTCCGCAAGGCATTCGAAGCGGCGCTCGCATCCGAGCTGCCGGCCGTGATCGACGTCAAGACGGAGTTCGCCGCCCAGGCCACGCTGCCATGGGTTCCGAGCTGA